The genomic stretch TCCTTTCCTCCAGCTCTCCAAGTCGCTGGCCAAGCGCGGCCACCGCGTTTCCTTCCTCTCCACCCCGAGAAACATCGCCCGCTTGCCCGAAATCCCTCCCGACGTCGCCCCGCTCATCGAATTCGTCCCCTTCACCTTTTCTTCCGTCGACAACTTACCGCCGGAAGCCGAGTCCACCGCCGACCTCCTTCCCGAACAAGTTCAGTACTTGAAGAAGGCACTCGACGGGCTGCAGAGCCCCTTCTCGCGCTTCCTCCGGGCGACGAGGCCGGACTGGCTCGTGATCGACTTCTGCCAGCACTGGGCACCGGAGATTGCCTCCGATCTCGGCATCCCCTGCGCCTTCTTATCCATATACAACGCCGCGTGCTTGTACTTCTTGTTGGAGAAGATGGCAGGAGACATACAGCCGACGAGACCCGAGGAGCTCACCAAGCCGCCCGGTAACCTTCCTTTCCCGACCACGGTCTCGTTTCGCCTCCACGAGGCCAAGGACGTGATCTGGAACTACCGGGACAACGCCTCCGGCATCAGCGACGGGCGGCGCCTCAGCGCCATAGTAAAAGACAGCGATTTGGTCGCCTTCCGCGGCTGCTTCGAGCAGGACGCCACTTGGTTATCCCTCTTCCGGACGCGAATTTGCGGCGGCAGCAAGCCCGTCGTTCCGCTCGGCTTACTGCCCCCGCCGTTGGAGGAAGCAACAGCACCCGACTCCGACGTCGGCGAACCTTCGGCCACCTTCCGGTGGCTGAGCGAGCAGTCTCCGAGGAGCGTCGTGTACGTCGCGTTCGGTAGCGAGGCGACGCTGAGAGAAGAGCAGGAGCGCGAGTTGGCGTCGGGACTGGATCTGTCGGCGACGCCGTTTCTTTGGGCCACGAGGAAGCCGTCCGGCGGCGTTGAGCGCCGCAGCAGCGGGCTGGTAGTCGGCGGCTGGGTTCCACAGCTGGAGATCCTCCGCCACGGGGCGGTGGGGGCCTTCCTGACGCACTGCGGGTTCAGCTCCGCGGTCGAGAGCTTCCAATTTGGGCATCCGCTGGTGATGCTGCCGTTGGCCATCGACCAAGGGCTGATGGCTCGGCAGTTCGAGGAGATGAAAGTGGGAACAGAGGTGGCGAGGAACGAGGAGGACGGGTCGTTCACAGGGGAAGACGTGGCGGCCGCCATAAGGAAGGTGATGGTGGAGGAAGAAGGGAAGGCGCTGAGAAGCAACGTAGAAAAGCTGCAGGAGGTCTTCGCCAACGGGGAACTCCATGAATCCTACATCGACACCTTCGTCCAACTTTTGAGAGATCTAAAGCACAAAAAAACCTTTGAATGAAATTAAGGTCGAGTAAGATCACGAACATGATGCTCAATGAAATTTCGTGAAGCTGTAATCGTTAATTTATTGTTAAGTCGTCTGATAATCATATTTATCTATCGTCTGTTTAATTATTATCATCAATCGCAGCTTTAAATAAGAGCTTCGTGTTATTTGCTTGATGATGAGCTTATTGAAATTAATTGTGAGTGGTACTGGTATTTGTATTATTCTGCAAAGATCTAAGTTTTAGAATTAAATTTTAAGACTCATTTAAATTAATCTACGTAACTTGTTTtggaagtaaattaaattaaaagacaTACAAATTGAAgtgagattaaattaaattaaaagacaTACAAATTGAAGTGAGATTTTCCTTGTAGTTAATAAGTTAATTGGCATCGAGTATTTTCTGTGTGCATGGATTTGTTTTGTTAATTAGCCAGCGGCTGGCTCGGGCTCGGGCTCGGGCTCGACCACTTGCTCCCCTGCCGGCGGCGGGTGCGGCCGCCGGCGCGCAGCGCGCCGATACAACGCCTTTGTCCGGAAGTACAAAACCAGGCTCGAAGCCAAACTCACCAGCGAGATGCACGCCCACCACAAGAACGTCTTGGCGTAGCACTTCCTCCCCATGCAAACCACCATTCCGTCGCGCAGGAGCACCACCGGCGCCATGGTTTTGCCGTTGGCGTCGTAGATCAGGGCGGCGAGCAGGCCGTAGAGGAGCGACCCCAGAGGAATGTTGGTGATGAGGATGTTGTGGTTGACGCCGAGGCCGTTGGGGCCGAAGAGCTCCGAGGTGACGCTGACGGCCGCGGAGAAGATGAACCCTGAGCTGAGCCCGATCAAGGCCGTGCCGGCCAGCAAAGCGTCCATGTCGCCGGACTCTGCCAGGAGGAAGAACGCCACCGGCAGCGGCACCACCGCTACGGCCAGCCACCCTGTCCTCGGGAAGTGGATCTTCCTGCCAGAACCATTATTTTACTGCGTTGATTCATTCATTAATTAATGATGCTAAATTTGAGAATCAATGGCGATTAAGCGTACTGGCGGAGGAAATCGGGGGCGGAGGAGAGCAACCGGCCGAAGAATGAGCAGGAGGAGTAGACGGTGATGAGCGTGGTGGTTTGGGAATCCTTCTCCAACGACTGCGCGATCTGGCCGAGGTTGTTGCTGTAGACCAGCCCGACGGTGGCGCCGCAGAAGTAAGCGACGTAGTAGAGCCAGAAATCGATGCGGCGGACGAGCCTCGCGACGCTGTGCTCTTCTCCGATCGCCGCCAGTTTGCCCTTCATCAACCCGCGGCAAGAGCAATAGTGTTGCCCGGCATCAGCATCGTCGCCGCCGTCCCAGTCGTTATCGTTCATAATCACGTTGCTGCCGGTACTCTCCTCCTCGTCGCTCCCGACGAGTTGCTTCTGCAGCTCAAAGTCATCGACGGCGCCGCCGAAGAAGCCGAACAGAGAACTGGAGTAGATGTTGCGTCGCGACCGGTCGCGGGAGCAGATGAGGCCGGGGACGCAGACGGGAAGAAGCAGGAGGATGACCGCTCCGGCGAGGAGGAAGCGCGCGTTGGTGAGGCTCGATGAGGAAAGGGAGTTgaggaagaggaggtagaggCCGGTGAAGAAGGCGAGGATGTGGAGGAGGACGAAGATGTGTGAGTCGTGGGAGGGGGAGTCGAGGAGGAGAGCGGCAGAAGGGCGGCGGAGGATGGGGAGGAGGGCGGCGGTGGAGGCGAGGAGGGGGAGCACGGCGTTGAGGAGGAGgtaggcggaggaggaggaggaagagacgGCGTTAACGGCGAGGGCGTAGAGGGAGGCGCTGAGGCCGTTGAAGCTGATGGTGAGGCCGAGGGCGAGGGAGCGGTCGAGGGAGAAGTTGCGGATGCAGAGGACGAAGCAGACGGTGTTGAACCAACAGATGCTGCAACCGGCCAACAAGCACAACAGAAATACCTGTACCAACCGAAATAACTGTTCATCAATCATAGACGAACGCCGTTTATAAATTCACATAGATACAGTTTGAAATATGAACCATTACAATTTCAAAGCTACTAACTACATAAATATTATGTGAATATGTTGAATCTAGTGGTAACAACTAGGAAGTCATACTTATTAAAATCAATTCGATAGATTTAGGATTTAACGTGGATGGAAATTAATAATGTTTTTGAGGTTGATTATGTTATTTTACTTAGattctttttattaatttttttttaaaaaaatctccctttaatAAAAAGAGCCTCCTTTTGACTCTTGCCCGTAATATTTTACGTTTGTGTGGAAGAAATCTAAGGAGTTGTCTCAATCTAAAGGCGGATGAGAGTTGACTTGGCGTTCGGTCGGCCAAGCAAATTGGAATGGTGTTCCTTTGCTCTCTCCATTCAATCAGAATCTCACAGGATGAACAGAGGAACGACGCAGATGATCTAGAAGGGGGAAAAAAACTATAGAGAAAGATGATAAATTTGGGTCTTAAAATGCTTCAACAGTCGATGAACGATACTGAGGGAACAAAAAAAAGGAACGATCAGAAAACCTTAATAACTTGTCGAGAAGAATCGTAGGAAAGAAGGAAAACATCTATATTTTAATAGGAAAAGATATACTAGGAATGAAAGGGAACGTACAGGGAAGTAGGAGAGGGAAATGCGGCCGGTGATGAGGAGCCACTGGGCGCCGTAGGCGGCGAGGCCGATGGCGGCGGCGAGGAGGAGGACGACGGGCAGGGGGAGATAAAGGAGGGCGAGGCCGGAGGACCAGCCGAGAGCcttgccgaggtcggaggcggtGGCCAGGTAGTTGAGTTGCACCTGCGAGATCCTCATCGCCGCCTTCAGCTCAGACGAGTAGGCCGAGAAGTCGAAGTTGGTGCCGGTGAACGCCTGGATCCACACCGCCGCCGCCACCACCATCCACTTCCGCGATTGCCCCGCCATGGATGAGAGAGACAGCCGCCGACGCCGCGGCCCCTACTACTAACTCCGATTTGATCTTCAATttttcttcaagagatttcttTCTTCCATCTAACAATAATAACAATATTGGGGAAGGAAGGATTGCCTTCCCTCCTCCGTACCATACGAAATGTATGATATCTATCTACGCTTCTGgtcatttttttacttaaaatagaAAGCGTAGCTAGTGTGTTGGGCTTCACTAATATTGGGCTTTACTTGAGAGGCCCAATTGTCCCATCACAAGGACAACATTTTTCATTTTTTctaagaataataaaataaaataaaagtatttaatattttaactttattttttataatcaaatatataaatataatttatacacTCAAGCAATCCCTACCATGATTTAttcttacaaaagaaaagaaaattataaattgtagCGTGATTTCTTTTTGACAAAAGTCCTATGgatgtatttttttaattggaATGATATAGGACGttcttttttatatttattattaaaattcgaAAGTGCCTTTATTTTTATACTATTATAGCAACTACACCATCAAAATTACTACGTAATTATATTAGTTACGATCCCATAATTATTACATAATTGTAATAGAACGATTCCAGATACTGTTATAGTAACCGTgattttataattactataatataatactaattagtattgataaaaaaataaattattcatGTGGCAGTAATTATGGTTCCTAACTACTAAAATACTAATTAGTAATGACAAAAATAGACTATTCATGTAGTAGTAATTATGGTTCGTAACTACTAAACTTAATTTTGACCTATATTGACCAAAGATAAAGCATCTGTATTATAAAAGTTATGAATTGTAAATGTTATAATATGATGTTATTATTGGAGCAATTTATGTACttagattttaatatttaggcaaatatttaatttagatttattgttatatttgatatgcattgtgagtgtacaggatacatgtataataaagagagtctaagtgtgatcttgataaaggaggaaagtccaagggtgagtcttagcggtgtaagtccaaacatgtagtcttgacaacataagtccaagtgtgacttggcaatggatgaagtcccagaggcgCGTCCTTTTAGCAAAGGAAAACCCGATAATCatgacaaggtcgatggaagctacagaaggcaaagcgtgaaggatggggaggcatccgagagacgtgaggttgatggaggaggctagaatgctaggtctaggttgtgtgggcaaggacgagtgcatgaaaGACTATACTCAGGTAAAACTTCAGTAttactatagcgttactgtagcattactgtagtagtcgactggtagtcaaccgtt from Zingiber officinale cultivar Zhangliang chromosome 5B, Zo_v1.1, whole genome shotgun sequence encodes the following:
- the LOC121985074 gene encoding putative UDP-rhamnose:rhamnosyltransferase 1, with product MAEHGSGAALHVAVFPWLAFGHMLPFLQLSKSLAKRGHRVSFLSTPRNIARLPEIPPDVAPLIEFVPFTFSSVDNLPPEAESTADLLPEQVQYLKKALDGLQSPFSRFLRATRPDWLVIDFCQHWAPEIASDLGIPCAFLSIYNAACLYFLLEKMAGDIQPTRPEELTKPPGNLPFPTTVSFRLHEAKDVIWNYRDNASGISDGRRLSAIVKDSDLVAFRGCFEQDATWLSLFRTRICGGSKPVVPLGLLPPPLEEATAPDSDVGEPSATFRWLSEQSPRSVVYVAFGSEATLREEQERELASGLDLSATPFLWATRKPSGGVERRSSGLVVGGWVPQLEILRHGAVGAFLTHCGFSSAVESFQFGHPLVMLPLAIDQGLMARQFEEMKVGTEVARNEEDGSFTGEDVAAAIRKVMVEEEGKALRSNVEKLQEVFANGELHESYIDTFVQLLRDLKHKKTFE
- the LOC121985073 gene encoding protein NUCLEAR FUSION DEFECTIVE 4-like; the encoded protein is MAGQSRKWMVVAAAVWIQAFTGTNFDFSAYSSELKAAMRISQVQLNYLATASDLGKALGWSSGLALLYLPLPVVLLLAAAIGLAAYGAQWLLITGRISLSYFPVFLLCLLAGCSICWFNTVCFVLCIRNFSLDRSLALGLTISFNGLSASLYALAVNAVSSSSSSAYLLLNAVLPLLASTAALLPILRRPSAALLLDSPSHDSHIFVLLHILAFFTGLYLLFLNSLSSSSLTNARFLLAGAVILLLLPVCVPGLICSRDRSRRNIYSSSLFGFFGGAVDDFELQKQLVGSDEEESTGSNVIMNDNDWDGGDDADAGQHYCSCRGLMKGKLAAIGEEHSVARLVRRIDFWLYYVAYFCGATVGLVYSNNLGQIAQSLEKDSQTTTLITVYSSCSFFGRLLSSAPDFLRQKIHFPRTGWLAVAVVPLPVAFFLLAESGDMDALLAGTALIGLSSGFIFSAAVSVTSELFGPNGLGVNHNILITNIPLGSLLYGLLAALIYDANGKTMAPVVLLRDGMVVCMGRKCYAKTFLWWACISLVSLASSLVLYFRTKALYRRAARRRPHPPPAGEQVVEPEPEPEPAAG